In Eucalyptus grandis isolate ANBG69807.140 chromosome 4, ASM1654582v1, whole genome shotgun sequence, the following proteins share a genomic window:
- the LOC104442771 gene encoding G-type lectin S-receptor-like serine/threonine-protein kinase RKS1 isoform X3: MKLGMDRRTGLNWFLTSWKSKDDPAPGIYSFRIEQTGYPQGFLYQGRAPYWRGGPIIENPHGVEPSMPNDFNYIITIVSNATEFSQTYSTSVISRYVVQESGSFKYFVMSDEEQQWSEFNHFPREQCDNYRNCGPNSNCGANTADQLDCTCLPGFEPTSLAEWYLKNGSDGCKRRQGASMCQSGEGFVKVQRVKLPDTTTAHVDMRLSLKECEQECLRDCNCTAYSSANKSMGEYGCLKWFGDLVDTREFSNLGEDLYVRVDAIDLARYRKSTLVKKAMVATMLVSAVVLLLLGSLMYCLRLKKKRADRRGRNHPFGVTTSSTSLDEIPGLKDLDSEGRRKTDIPVLDFGTVAAATSNFSSANELGQGGFGSVYKGVTNDGTEIAVKRLSKYSGQGNEEFKNEVRLIAKLQHRNLVKILGCCIQEDEKLLIYEYLPNKSLDSLLFDETKRSLLDWEKRYEIAYGVARGLMYLHQDSTLRIIHRDLKVSNVLLDVALNPKISDFGLARICGGDQIEGKTKRVVGTYGYMAPEYAMQGQFSIKSDVYSYGVLLLEIITGQRNSGCYHMNPFCYLIGHVWELWKGGKCMDIVDKSIGNTYSEEIVSRCIQIGLLCVQRYASDRPTMSTVVFMLGNADVVLPFPKQPAFIDESDYNGNIQSICNQTCSVNRVTITAVEAH, translated from the exons ATGAAGCTTGGGATGGACCGGAGAACCGGTTTGAACTGGTTCCTGACATCTTGGAAGTCCAAAGATGATCCAGCACCAGGCATTTATTCATTCAGGATTGAACAAACAGGGTACCCACAAGGGTTCCTTTACCAGGGTCGAGCTCCATATTGGCGGGGTGGACCGATAATTGAGAATCCACATGGTGTTGAGCCGTCAATGCCTAATGATTTCAACTATATTATCACAATTGTGAGCAACGCGACGGAGTTTTCTCAAACGTATAGCACATCGGTTATCTCTAGGTATGTGGTGCAGGAGTCAGGGTCATTTAAATACTTTGTAATGAGTGATGAAGAACAGCAATGGAGCGAGTTTAATCACTTTCCAAGGGAGCAGTGTGACAACTACAGGAACTGTGGGCCTAATAGCAACTGTGGTGCAAACACCGCTGACCAGTTAGACTGCACATGCCTGCCTGGCTTCGAACCCACATCTCTGGCCGAATGGTACCTAAAGAACGGATCAGATGGATGCAAGAGGAGGCAAGGCGCGTCAATGTGTCAAAGTGGGGAAGGTTTTGTGAAGGTGCAACGGGTGAAGTTGCCGGACACTACAACAGCACATGTTGACATGAGGCTGAGCTTGAAGGAGTGCGAGCAGGAATGCTTGAGGGATTGCAATTGCACAGCTTATTCGAGTGCAAATAAAAGCATGGGGGAATATGGATGCCTTAAATGGTTTGGAGATTTAGTGGATACAAGAGAATTTTCAAACTTGGGTGAAGATTTATATGTGCGGGTCGATGCAATTGACTTAG CTCGTTATAGGAAAAGCACTCTTGTCAAGAAGGCAATGGTGGCAACGATGTTGGTATCTGCAGTAGTGTTGCTGCTCTTAGGCTCCCTTATGTACTGCCTTcggctgaagaagaaaagag CAGATAGAAGAGGGCGTAATCATCCGTTCGGTGTTACCACAAGTTCAACATCTTTGGACGAAATTCCAGGCCTGAAAGACCTTGACAGCGAAGGTAGGCGAAAAACAGATATACCAGTACTTGATTTTGGAACTGTGGCTGCAGCCACAAGCAATTTTTCCTCTGCCAATGAGCTCGGCCAAGGCGGTTTTGGATCTGTATATAAG GGCGTGACAAATGATGGAACAGAAATAGCGGTTAAAAGGCTCTCAAAATATTCAGGACAAGGAAATGAAGAGTTCAAAAATGAAGTCAGGTTGATTGCCAAACTCCAACACCGGAATCTAGTGAAAATCTTAGGTTGCTGCattcaagaagatgaaaagctGTTAATTTATGAGTATTTACCCAATAAAAGCTTGGATTCATTACTTTTCG ATGAAACAAAGAGATCGCTTCTGGATTGGGAAAAAAGGTATGAAATTGCATATGGGGTAGCTCGGGGACTCATGTATTTACATCAAGATTCGACCCTGAGGATAATCCATAGAGATTTGAAAGTTAGCAATGTCTTATTGGATGTTGCATTGAACCccaagatttcagattttgggtTAGCGAGGATATGTGGAGGAGaccaaattgaaggaaaaacgAAGCGTGTGGTCGGGACATA TGGGTACATGGCACCAGAGTATGCTATGCAAGGCCAGTTTTCTATAAAATCAGATGTGTACAGTTATGGAGTTTTGTTGCTAGAGATCATCACAGGCCAAAGAAATAGCGGGTGCTATCATATGAATCCCTTTTGCTATTTAATTGGCCAT GTATGGGAGCTGTGGAAAGGAGGAAAATGCATGGACATTGTGGACAAATCAATTGGCAATACATATTCTGAAGAAATCGTATCAAGGTGCATTCAAATCGGTCTTTTGTGCGTGCAAAGATATGCATCGGACAGGCCAACTATGTCCACAGTGGTTTTCATGTTGGGAAATGCTGATGTGGTACTTCCGTTCCCGAAACAGCCCGCATTCATCGACGAGAGTGACTACAATGGAAATATTCAGTCGATATGCAACCAAACATGTTCTGTTAACAGAGTTACAATTACTGCTGTTGAAGCTCACTAG
- the LOC104442771 gene encoding G-type lectin S-receptor-like serine/threonine-protein kinase RKS1 isoform X2 produces MNPRNVSLQILFLFLLFHLIDSLHTLAPNNTVKDGEVLISQGRKFALGFFSPGNSSLRYVGIWYNGLPEQTVVWVANREKPVNDTSGVLAFDHCGNLVIHENDGSFPIWSTNISSLTFNGSTTAQLLDSGNLVLIHDLSKMVIWQSFDHPTDTQLPSMKLGMDRRTGLNWFLTSWKSKDDPAPGIYSFRIEQTGYPQGFLYQGRAPYWRGGPIIENPHGVEPSMPNDFNYIITIVSNATEFSQTYSTSVISRYVVQESGSFKYFVMSDEEQQWSEFNHFPREQCDNYRNCGPNSNCGANTADQLDCTCLPGFEPTSLAEWYLKNGSDGCKRRQGASMCQSGEGFVKVQRVKLPDTTTAHVDMRLSLKECEQECLRDCNCTAYSSANKSMGEYGCLKWFGDLVDTREFSNLGEDLYVRVDAIDLARYRKSTLVKKAMVATMLVSAVVLLLLGSLMYCLRLKKKRDRRGRNHPFGVTTSSTSLDEIPGLKDLDSEGRRKTDIPVLDFGTVAAATSNFSSANELGQGGFGSVYKGVTNDGTEIAVKRLSKYSGQGNEEFKNEVRLIAKLQHRNLVKILGCCIQEDEKLLIYEYLPNKSLDSLLFDETKRSLLDWEKRYEIAYGVARGLMYLHQDSTLRIIHRDLKVSNVLLDVALNPKISDFGLARICGGDQIEGKTKRVVGTYGYMAPEYAMQGQFSIKSDVYSYGVLLLEIITGQRNSGCYHMNPFCYLIGHVWELWKGGKCMDIVDKSIGNTYSEEIVSRCIQIGLLCVQRYASDRPTMSTVVFMLGNADVVLPFPKQPAFIDESDYNGNIQSICNQTCSVNRVTITAVEAH; encoded by the exons ATGAATCCTCGAAATGTGTCATTACAAAttctgtttctgtttcttctATTTCATTTGATTGATTCTTTGCACACCCTTGCCCCAAACAATACCGTGAAAGATGGTGAGGTCTTAATCTCCCAAGGAAGAAAATTTGCTCTCGGTTTCTTCAGCCCAGGTAATTCAAGCCTGCGTTACGTGGGGATTTGGTACAATGGACTCCCAGAGCAAACCGTCGTTTGGGTTGCTAACAGAGAGAAACCCGTGAATGATACTTCAGGAGTTCTTGCATTTGATCATTGCGGAAACTTAGTGATCCATGAAAACGATGGGAGCTTTCCCATTTGGTCAACCAATATTTCCTCCCTGACTTTTAATGGTTCTACTACTGCTCAGCTTTTGGATTCAGGTAACCTGGTTTTAATTCATGATCTGAGCAAAATGGTCATTTGGCAGAGCTTTGATCATCCCACAGATACCCAACTTCCGTCCATGAAGCTTGGGATGGACCGGAGAACCGGTTTGAACTGGTTCCTGACATCTTGGAAGTCCAAAGATGATCCAGCACCAGGCATTTATTCATTCAGGATTGAACAAACAGGGTACCCACAAGGGTTCCTTTACCAGGGTCGAGCTCCATATTGGCGGGGTGGACCGATAATTGAGAATCCACATGGTGTTGAGCCGTCAATGCCTAATGATTTCAACTATATTATCACAATTGTGAGCAACGCGACGGAGTTTTCTCAAACGTATAGCACATCGGTTATCTCTAGGTATGTGGTGCAGGAGTCAGGGTCATTTAAATACTTTGTAATGAGTGATGAAGAACAGCAATGGAGCGAGTTTAATCACTTTCCAAGGGAGCAGTGTGACAACTACAGGAACTGTGGGCCTAATAGCAACTGTGGTGCAAACACCGCTGACCAGTTAGACTGCACATGCCTGCCTGGCTTCGAACCCACATCTCTGGCCGAATGGTACCTAAAGAACGGATCAGATGGATGCAAGAGGAGGCAAGGCGCGTCAATGTGTCAAAGTGGGGAAGGTTTTGTGAAGGTGCAACGGGTGAAGTTGCCGGACACTACAACAGCACATGTTGACATGAGGCTGAGCTTGAAGGAGTGCGAGCAGGAATGCTTGAGGGATTGCAATTGCACAGCTTATTCGAGTGCAAATAAAAGCATGGGGGAATATGGATGCCTTAAATGGTTTGGAGATTTAGTGGATACAAGAGAATTTTCAAACTTGGGTGAAGATTTATATGTGCGGGTCGATGCAATTGACTTAG CTCGTTATAGGAAAAGCACTCTTGTCAAGAAGGCAATGGTGGCAACGATGTTGGTATCTGCAGTAGTGTTGCTGCTCTTAGGCTCCCTTATGTACTGCCTTcggctgaagaagaaaagag ATAGAAGAGGGCGTAATCATCCGTTCGGTGTTACCACAAGTTCAACATCTTTGGACGAAATTCCAGGCCTGAAAGACCTTGACAGCGAAGGTAGGCGAAAAACAGATATACCAGTACTTGATTTTGGAACTGTGGCTGCAGCCACAAGCAATTTTTCCTCTGCCAATGAGCTCGGCCAAGGCGGTTTTGGATCTGTATATAAG GGCGTGACAAATGATGGAACAGAAATAGCGGTTAAAAGGCTCTCAAAATATTCAGGACAAGGAAATGAAGAGTTCAAAAATGAAGTCAGGTTGATTGCCAAACTCCAACACCGGAATCTAGTGAAAATCTTAGGTTGCTGCattcaagaagatgaaaagctGTTAATTTATGAGTATTTACCCAATAAAAGCTTGGATTCATTACTTTTCG ATGAAACAAAGAGATCGCTTCTGGATTGGGAAAAAAGGTATGAAATTGCATATGGGGTAGCTCGGGGACTCATGTATTTACATCAAGATTCGACCCTGAGGATAATCCATAGAGATTTGAAAGTTAGCAATGTCTTATTGGATGTTGCATTGAACCccaagatttcagattttgggtTAGCGAGGATATGTGGAGGAGaccaaattgaaggaaaaacgAAGCGTGTGGTCGGGACATA TGGGTACATGGCACCAGAGTATGCTATGCAAGGCCAGTTTTCTATAAAATCAGATGTGTACAGTTATGGAGTTTTGTTGCTAGAGATCATCACAGGCCAAAGAAATAGCGGGTGCTATCATATGAATCCCTTTTGCTATTTAATTGGCCAT GTATGGGAGCTGTGGAAAGGAGGAAAATGCATGGACATTGTGGACAAATCAATTGGCAATACATATTCTGAAGAAATCGTATCAAGGTGCATTCAAATCGGTCTTTTGTGCGTGCAAAGATATGCATCGGACAGGCCAACTATGTCCACAGTGGTTTTCATGTTGGGAAATGCTGATGTGGTACTTCCGTTCCCGAAACAGCCCGCATTCATCGACGAGAGTGACTACAATGGAAATATTCAGTCGATATGCAACCAAACATGTTCTGTTAACAGAGTTACAATTACTGCTGTTGAAGCTCACTAG
- the LOC104442771 gene encoding G-type lectin S-receptor-like serine/threonine-protein kinase RKS1 isoform X1, which produces MNPRNVSLQILFLFLLFHLIDSLHTLAPNNTVKDGEVLISQGRKFALGFFSPGNSSLRYVGIWYNGLPEQTVVWVANREKPVNDTSGVLAFDHCGNLVIHENDGSFPIWSTNISSLTFNGSTTAQLLDSGNLVLIHDLSKMVIWQSFDHPTDTQLPSMKLGMDRRTGLNWFLTSWKSKDDPAPGIYSFRIEQTGYPQGFLYQGRAPYWRGGPIIENPHGVEPSMPNDFNYIITIVSNATEFSQTYSTSVISRYVVQESGSFKYFVMSDEEQQWSEFNHFPREQCDNYRNCGPNSNCGANTADQLDCTCLPGFEPTSLAEWYLKNGSDGCKRRQGASMCQSGEGFVKVQRVKLPDTTTAHVDMRLSLKECEQECLRDCNCTAYSSANKSMGEYGCLKWFGDLVDTREFSNLGEDLYVRVDAIDLARYRKSTLVKKAMVATMLVSAVVLLLLGSLMYCLRLKKKRADRRGRNHPFGVTTSSTSLDEIPGLKDLDSEGRRKTDIPVLDFGTVAAATSNFSSANELGQGGFGSVYKGVTNDGTEIAVKRLSKYSGQGNEEFKNEVRLIAKLQHRNLVKILGCCIQEDEKLLIYEYLPNKSLDSLLFDETKRSLLDWEKRYEIAYGVARGLMYLHQDSTLRIIHRDLKVSNVLLDVALNPKISDFGLARICGGDQIEGKTKRVVGTYGYMAPEYAMQGQFSIKSDVYSYGVLLLEIITGQRNSGCYHMNPFCYLIGHVWELWKGGKCMDIVDKSIGNTYSEEIVSRCIQIGLLCVQRYASDRPTMSTVVFMLGNADVVLPFPKQPAFIDESDYNGNIQSICNQTCSVNRVTITAVEAH; this is translated from the exons ATGAATCCTCGAAATGTGTCATTACAAAttctgtttctgtttcttctATTTCATTTGATTGATTCTTTGCACACCCTTGCCCCAAACAATACCGTGAAAGATGGTGAGGTCTTAATCTCCCAAGGAAGAAAATTTGCTCTCGGTTTCTTCAGCCCAGGTAATTCAAGCCTGCGTTACGTGGGGATTTGGTACAATGGACTCCCAGAGCAAACCGTCGTTTGGGTTGCTAACAGAGAGAAACCCGTGAATGATACTTCAGGAGTTCTTGCATTTGATCATTGCGGAAACTTAGTGATCCATGAAAACGATGGGAGCTTTCCCATTTGGTCAACCAATATTTCCTCCCTGACTTTTAATGGTTCTACTACTGCTCAGCTTTTGGATTCAGGTAACCTGGTTTTAATTCATGATCTGAGCAAAATGGTCATTTGGCAGAGCTTTGATCATCCCACAGATACCCAACTTCCGTCCATGAAGCTTGGGATGGACCGGAGAACCGGTTTGAACTGGTTCCTGACATCTTGGAAGTCCAAAGATGATCCAGCACCAGGCATTTATTCATTCAGGATTGAACAAACAGGGTACCCACAAGGGTTCCTTTACCAGGGTCGAGCTCCATATTGGCGGGGTGGACCGATAATTGAGAATCCACATGGTGTTGAGCCGTCAATGCCTAATGATTTCAACTATATTATCACAATTGTGAGCAACGCGACGGAGTTTTCTCAAACGTATAGCACATCGGTTATCTCTAGGTATGTGGTGCAGGAGTCAGGGTCATTTAAATACTTTGTAATGAGTGATGAAGAACAGCAATGGAGCGAGTTTAATCACTTTCCAAGGGAGCAGTGTGACAACTACAGGAACTGTGGGCCTAATAGCAACTGTGGTGCAAACACCGCTGACCAGTTAGACTGCACATGCCTGCCTGGCTTCGAACCCACATCTCTGGCCGAATGGTACCTAAAGAACGGATCAGATGGATGCAAGAGGAGGCAAGGCGCGTCAATGTGTCAAAGTGGGGAAGGTTTTGTGAAGGTGCAACGGGTGAAGTTGCCGGACACTACAACAGCACATGTTGACATGAGGCTGAGCTTGAAGGAGTGCGAGCAGGAATGCTTGAGGGATTGCAATTGCACAGCTTATTCGAGTGCAAATAAAAGCATGGGGGAATATGGATGCCTTAAATGGTTTGGAGATTTAGTGGATACAAGAGAATTTTCAAACTTGGGTGAAGATTTATATGTGCGGGTCGATGCAATTGACTTAG CTCGTTATAGGAAAAGCACTCTTGTCAAGAAGGCAATGGTGGCAACGATGTTGGTATCTGCAGTAGTGTTGCTGCTCTTAGGCTCCCTTATGTACTGCCTTcggctgaagaagaaaagag CAGATAGAAGAGGGCGTAATCATCCGTTCGGTGTTACCACAAGTTCAACATCTTTGGACGAAATTCCAGGCCTGAAAGACCTTGACAGCGAAGGTAGGCGAAAAACAGATATACCAGTACTTGATTTTGGAACTGTGGCTGCAGCCACAAGCAATTTTTCCTCTGCCAATGAGCTCGGCCAAGGCGGTTTTGGATCTGTATATAAG GGCGTGACAAATGATGGAACAGAAATAGCGGTTAAAAGGCTCTCAAAATATTCAGGACAAGGAAATGAAGAGTTCAAAAATGAAGTCAGGTTGATTGCCAAACTCCAACACCGGAATCTAGTGAAAATCTTAGGTTGCTGCattcaagaagatgaaaagctGTTAATTTATGAGTATTTACCCAATAAAAGCTTGGATTCATTACTTTTCG ATGAAACAAAGAGATCGCTTCTGGATTGGGAAAAAAGGTATGAAATTGCATATGGGGTAGCTCGGGGACTCATGTATTTACATCAAGATTCGACCCTGAGGATAATCCATAGAGATTTGAAAGTTAGCAATGTCTTATTGGATGTTGCATTGAACCccaagatttcagattttgggtTAGCGAGGATATGTGGAGGAGaccaaattgaaggaaaaacgAAGCGTGTGGTCGGGACATA TGGGTACATGGCACCAGAGTATGCTATGCAAGGCCAGTTTTCTATAAAATCAGATGTGTACAGTTATGGAGTTTTGTTGCTAGAGATCATCACAGGCCAAAGAAATAGCGGGTGCTATCATATGAATCCCTTTTGCTATTTAATTGGCCAT GTATGGGAGCTGTGGAAAGGAGGAAAATGCATGGACATTGTGGACAAATCAATTGGCAATACATATTCTGAAGAAATCGTATCAAGGTGCATTCAAATCGGTCTTTTGTGCGTGCAAAGATATGCATCGGACAGGCCAACTATGTCCACAGTGGTTTTCATGTTGGGAAATGCTGATGTGGTACTTCCGTTCCCGAAACAGCCCGCATTCATCGACGAGAGTGACTACAATGGAAATATTCAGTCGATATGCAACCAAACATGTTCTGTTAACAGAGTTACAATTACTGCTGTTGAAGCTCACTAG